The nucleotide window TACATGAGTTGGGTTTCCACAATCAAACATCACAATATTTGTTGCATCTACGACATTGTTTATACTTTTCTGTCCTACTGACTCAAGATGCTTCACTACCCACTCCGGACTTGGACCAACTTTTACATTTCGAACTATTCGTCCCATATATCTGCGGCATTTATCATTTTCAATTTTCACTTCAAGACTTGTTGGTTTTGACGTAGGAATTTTGTACATATCAACTGGACTCTTGTATTCGATATCGAGAAGCGCAGAAAGTTCTTGTGCGACCCCCTGATGATTTAGTAAATCGTGGGCACGATTTGGCAAGATATTGATATCGAAAATAGTATCTCCATCTGACATTTTATCCATACTCTCTACTTCACAGAGATGAAATGTAAAAACATCCCAGAGCTTATCGGGTTCACAAATGTCAGGTATATACGATTTGAGCCAGTTGTAAGATATTTTCATAATTACTCTATTTTAATTCTCCAATCATCAATTCTGCCTTGTTGTCTATATCTGAAAGTTTTTTGTTAAAAATTTGCAAAAACTTTTCTGGTAAAAGTGCTTTAAAATTGTGGTCTCTGCTAAAATACAGCCCATTACCATCTCTTCCTTGAGAAAGAAAATATTTTAAATCAGAATATCCCGCTCCAAAATAAAACTCAATTTTATTGTCTTCAATAGTAACTGAAGATCTACCTATTATATGCCTGCCCTCTTTATACCCTTCTCCGTGTTCAATTTTATCAGTAGTATCACTATTGTTGTATTCATAGAAAGCCTCCAAAAAAGCACCGTCTATCATATCTCCCAATTTATGATAAATCTCGCGGAGCTTTGGTTCTTTTGATTCTTTTATATTTTTTTCAAAAACAGTTTCTTTGTGGTATATACCTGTTGGATACCTAACCGGCCAATTTTCTCTACCTTCTGGCGTATCCACAGACAATTCAAACAAATCTCTATCTATAGAATCCACTCTCCAATGCAAAATAGTTGAAACACCTCGCAGGTTTTGATAATCAGGGTTTTCTATATTCAAGGTTTGAATCAATTCATTTTTCATCTTCTTTAGATCTTCAATATTTTGATGAACCAATTCCTCTGACGAACTCATATCGAAAACTTCATCTGTATCAGAAAAATTCTCCTGCATTTCTGATATATTTGAGACTCCTCTTTCAGCCAGCAATTTCTTTTTTTCTTCATCTTCAAAAAGAGGTAGTAAATTTTCCAAAGCATTTTTAAATTTTACCCTGTTGCCTGCAAGCTCAGCTCTTTTGGCTTTTATATCTTCAATAAGTTGTAGGTACTGGGTCTTTTGCTCTTCCAGCTTGGACATATCTTCTCTAACTTCAGATAAAATATTTTCTTTTTTAGTTTGAATTACTTCTTCTTCTGCTGTCTTAAAGCTATTTAGTTTTCCAAAAATCGAATTTTCGTTCATAGTGTAAAAATAATTAATAAAATTAAAACTGATTTATTCTCAAATCTCCCTGATAAAGGAATCGTACATCTGGAATATTGTGTTTAATCATTAAAATACGATCAAGCCCTCCACCGAATGCGAAGCCTTGGACTTTTTCCGGATCTAGCCCTGCGTTCCGTAAAACATTTGGGTGGAGCATTCCACCTCCCATCATCTCGAGCCACTTGCCGTTAAACTTTGCATGTACTTCCACTGACGGCTCAGTAAACGGAAAGAAGCTCGGACGAAACTGTATCTCAGTCTCAGAGCCAAGCATGGTCTGGTAGAATTTAATCAAAACTGCCTTCATATTTGCGAGTGTAATATTTTCTCCAATCATAACTCCATCTATCTGATGAAATTGTGCTTCGTGAGTGATGTCTGTTGCTTCGTTACGAAAAGTTTTTCCGATTGCGATATATCCAGCTTCCTTTATTCCATCTTTTGCCATTTTTTCAATCATACGCATAGAGACACTTGTCGTGTGTGTACGCAAAACTGGACGAGAGCTTCGTTCGCCACTTTGTGCTTTTGCAATCTCCTCAGGAGTTTGCTTTATCCAAAAAGTATCTTGCATGTCGCGCGCTGGATGGTCTTTTGAAACATTTAGTGCATCGAAGTTGTACCATTCGTGTTCAAGTTCCGGCCCAACAGCCATTTCAAAACCGAGCTCTGAAAAAACCCGAATTGCATCTTCCGCAAGGAGTGTCATTGGATGAAGTTGTCCTTTAGATATCTGCATAAGCTTGTTTTAAAACTTCCGTACCTGCAATTATATCTTCATTGCTATAGTCATTTACATTATTGAACATATCTACAAGATTGTTCTGATCAGTCATAAAATCTTCGACAGTAGACATCGTATTCAATGTATCTTTATCACCGAGACCATCCTCTGACACAGATTCAAGTTTTGACACCATTCTCTCTGCTAAATCTTTTATTGTTGAATATGCTTCTGTTCCTAAATCTGTGTGTAATGTCTCTATCATACCTCTGCAGAAAATAACTAATTTTTTCAGATCTCTTATGTGTGATTCTATAGAATTCTCCATATCACTCACTCCATCATCTTCGAAAAAGTCCTCTCTGGGTTCACTGGGTTTAGTATCGAAATTATTTTCTCTAGGCTTACCAAATGGGGACATAAATTATACGCGTGAGATTAATAAATAAATATTATTACCCTTGTACATCAATGTAAACTGATGGTTTTCATTATCTTCAAACTGAGCACTCTTTTTATCATGAGCTTGAGCAAAAAATACTTTTGCCTCAAGAGGTTCAATTTTATTGTCCAAATAGTTTATACCGTCACGAATATGCCTGTCTTCGCTTTCGTATTCAACCTTTATTCCGTGAATATACTCGTATTTAACCATACTAGCGATTATAGCAAAAAATGGGCTCGAAATGCTATACTTCAAGCATATGAAAAAGCGTTATATTTTCTTGGTAATATGCATCTTAATACTATCTGCCATAGGGTTCTATTTGGGTAGATTGGACGAAGAAAGAAGAAAAATTGATGTCTTTTCCCTACCTAGTAGACTTGATCTATAAAAAAACACCCCGCAAGTATGGGGTGTTTTGTTTAATTTTCTAAAAGAATTTTTAGTTTTATAACTTCTTCTTCTGTAAGACATGTGTCACCTACACACAATAATTCTGTTTCGATTTTTGGAGTAGTGATTTTTTCGTTTTCAATTTTCTCGAATCTGGAAGCAAGATCAGTAAGACTGCCAACAATATATGGAATCAAGCCACTCATAGAAATACGTTTCTGGTTATTTTCTGTAACTACAACCTCTGGTAATATCGCCTCAACTTCCTGAGCAATAAATCCAGATGTTTTGTTTTCTTTATCGGATTCATTTTTCCAATTGTATTTGACGGGACGAAGATTTTTTATAATATCCAAAGACTCACCACTTGATATACTTTCAATATTTTTCTTCAAATTAACATCTGATGTACAAGTGATTCCACCTGCAACCGCCGGGTTTATAGAACATGTCCCGCTTGTATTTGTAAATGTTGCCACATCTAAAGTTCCAGTCTTTTCTACATCAAGAGGAGTCTCTGGAGTTGTATCTCCAATACCAACATTTCCATCCGCGTCTACCACCATTCTAGTTTGCAAGATAACAGATCCCCGTCCGGTTGTTCGAAAGAAGAGCCCTGTTCCCCATGCACTATCTGAGAAAGTTTCTGCCGCAATAACACGCATACCTGCAGTTGTAGAAGGAGCAAAAGCGGTTGTTCCGTATCCAAGTCCTGAGAATTCAGCAAGAATGTCATTGTTTTGAACAGGTAAAGGAGAAATTCTGGTTCCACGAGCAGCACGGCCACCAAAAACAGTTTTTGTGGTAAAAGTTGGAGATGTACTAAACGTGTCAGCAACTATCTCAACATTTTGTCCATCATTTGCAACTTCAAATTCATATGTTGGATTTGATAGACCAACACCTATGCGGTCATTTACACCATCAATAAACAAAAGATCATTTTCATTATCAGATTTTATTCTGATATTTTTTGCATCCCCAATGTCATTTAAAGTTAAAGTACTAGTTAGTGCATCGTATGAAAAAGGATAATTTCCACTTACTCCACCCACACCCAAAGATCCTGTAAGTGTATTTCCTACTACAGTAAGTGGTGATGACGGAGAGTTTGTACCAATACCTAGATAGTTAAGTGTGTCGTTCCAAAAAAAGTTCAAATTATCTTGGCCTGTGTTTTTACCTACTGGATTAGCAAAAACAACAGACCCTGGAGTCAGGGCGGCATTTGTATTTAAATATGGAACAAAAACTATAAAAGCAATAAATAAGTAAGCAAACTTTTTCATAATCTATATATAATAAGCCAATAATGAACACATACTGTCAGTAAATGTGATCAATGTCAACCTATTTAAACTCAAAAAATATCTCTTCAAAGTTTTTTATTTTCCCTGTTTTTGGATCTACATCTATTCCCTCTTTTTTATAAAGAGCCATTCGTTCTTTTCTGTGCTTGTCGTCTATCCATACTTTCCCACCAGCGTAGACTATCCTATGCCATGGGATATTCTTCACATCTTCATCGTATGCTTTACCGAGGATAGTAGTAATACTCTGACTTGCCATCGGCCCCGCACCACAAGCACGGGTAATAGCTCCGTATGTAGTAACTCTACCTTTTGGTATAGAGAGTGCGGCTTTCAAAACACGTTCAGAAAATGTAGACATATGTATACTCTATCACTAAAAAGAAATCTTTGACAAAAATATTTCTAGTAGTAACATGAAGAAAAATTGTAAATTATGAAAAAATTACTGCTTATTTTATTAGCGATAATAATTATAGTAGTTGGCGTAGCTGTTGGTTTAAGTTCGTTATATTTTATTGCTGCACCATTACCAAAATGGTTAACAGAGAATCCCGTTGCTTCTTTCTTTTTATTCAACCAACGCAGGTCATCTAATATATGTATTTGTTTCAATGATACTTGGATATATTATGGTGTTTTGCTCATTTTTAATTCTTGAAATAGTTGAACCGGGCACAGAAAAACCAAAGGGTCAGTCGAGTTTATACAAAATAGACAAGCTTTTATGAAAACCAAAAATCCGCATTAGCGGATTTTATTTTTTATAAATTTCTCTTGCCAACTTACATTGCTCACATTCATCTCCCCCGCTATATACTTTTTGCAAAGCATGGTCTTTCGGTCCACTCACCTGTTTTCAAAAGTCTATCGTAATCAGTTATATCTCTAATCAGTAGATCAATCTGTTCTTCTCCTACTCGTGTCGCATAAATCATATTTTTGTCACCATCTTTTGCTTCAAGGAAATAAAGTTTTGAAGATACTACTTCTTTTTTATCAGAACCTCGCACCAAGTATGAATACATCGCCAACTGTCGCATGTAAGTAGAAAGCCTATTTTCATCATCCAGTTTTTCTATAACACCAGAAGTTTTTGTAGAACCAGTTTTGAAATCTGTTACTGAAACACTCCCATCAGGGAATTTTTCTGTAAGGTCAATCTTTCCATACATGTTCAAATTTGGAAAACGTGAATCTTTAAAAGAAACGGATCTTTCGCTATCACGATTTTGGATGAGATCTTTATATGAATTTTTAATCCACTTCGCAACTATTTCTGTTGCATCTTTTGAAAGCTTACTTAAAACCCGAGAATCGCTAACACCCTCGCGTTCAAAACTACTTTTTATACACTCCACTATGTCTTTATCAGAAGGTATGCTTGGAGATTTCAAAACAAATTCTATTGCCGCATGTACCGCAGACCCTAGTGCAAGAGAATCAGATTTTATCTCAGGCAACTTCAGAAAATTTCTAAAATACCATTTCCAAGGACATTCGAAAAAGTTGTTAAGTAATGATACAGAAATATTCACACTCTCGTATTCATCTGTGACAAGAGTTTTCATCTTCTCAAAATCATCACCTTCTGGTATTGGTTCACTACGTACATATACATCCGGACCCTCTGCGAGTAGATCTTCTTCTGTTTTTGTGGCATCTTTTTAACAAAATGCATGTCTGGTAGCTCACGTATAACCTCTGCAAGCTCAAGCTCTCCACCCCTAACATCATTTTTCGCGTATGAGATAGTGCAGAATTTTTTAGCACGTGTGATTGCTACATATACTTCACGTTTTGCTACAGACTTATCCTTCTCTTCAATTTTTTCTTTTACAATCTCGGGCAAAGTAAAACCACCTCTTTTCTGAGACATTAGAGTTTCTTCGTTCATATGCGCAATCCAAACAGCTTCAAACTCTAAGCCTTTTGATTTATGCAAGGTCATAACCGAAACACCTTTGTGTGCGCCAAAAGTTGCAAGTGGTATGTGCATCTTATATGACTCTAATCTTTCTATATACTGTAAAAAATCTCCCAAGGTCACATGTGGATTTTTTTGTATTTGAATTTCTGCCAAATGAAACACTGTCCTCAAAGCTTCAGAATTCTCCAACAAATCTTCATGACTACCAGCACTCTTAATCAACAAGTCGTTCCCAATTAGACTAAGTAGAGAAAGAAGTCCGCTTTTTGTAGATTCATTTATGAATAGCTCAAGTTTTTTGCCCCATTTGTATATCTGATCTTCATTTTCAAATAAACCAAAACTATCTTTTTGGGCTATGAGATTTTCAATGCTAAAATTTTTATTTTTCTTGTCACGAAGAAACTTATGAACTTCTATTGTATCGATCGAAGATATATCATCTAGCATTGTATCAACAAGTGCGACAGTATTATTTGGATCTACTATAACTTTCAAGACCTTTCTAAAGCTCATAACCTTTCTAGAATCAAAAAAAGATGCTGAGTCCCCCATAGAAACAGGTACACCAAGATTCCGCAAACTAACAAGTGCGCTACGAACATGATAATTTTTAGGCACAAGCAAAGCGCATTCACGAGGATCTATTCCTGTAGAAATAATTTTCTTGAAATATAAACCTGCGCCAATTATCTCATCTCGTGGATACGAATATTCCGATAAATATATTTCATCAGAACCAGCACGATTACTCTTGAGTTTTTCATTTGTAAGACTACTAGATAGCAGTGTGTCAGCCAGTGACAATATTGGCGCTGTGGAACGATAATTTTCAACCAGAGTTATGAGTTCAGCCTTACCAAAAGCTGTTTTGAATTCTTCAAAATACGATAACGATGCCCCTCCAAAACCATATATAAGCTGGCGATCATCTCCCACTACAAATATATTTGGTTTCTCCACCGAACCCCACACTGCTTTCAAAAAGCTATTTTGAACACCAGAAGAATCTTGATGTTCGTCGACAAGTACATATAGCGCGCTCTCACCTACATCCGCACGCACATCTTCAGAATCTTCTACAAGTTGTACTGCGTACTCGAGCACGTCGTCATAATCCATAAGGATTCTATTTTGTTTTTCTGTCTCATAGCTTTCGTAAAATTCTACCACCTCACTTGTACGTTCAAGTGCTTCTATTTTTTTCAATACATCTTTTTTAATTTCACCTTTTGTAACACCTCTACTGGAAACACTGTCCGGATTTTTCTTGAGATCTTCTATCTCTTTCTCGATCTGCGCTTTAAAATCAATAGGTGAAATTCGTTCACGCTTCAAAAGTGAAATTAGGGACTTAAGGTCATGAAAATATGTTTCTGGCTTTACTCTAGGACGCAAATGTTTCCAATCTCTAGAATGTAAGAGTTCATCTGCTAGAAAAATTGACTCCTTTTCATCTAGCAAACTAGGGACATGACTAAGCCCTAAGCTTAGATAATTATCTTCTATAAGCCCAATAGCATAACTATGAAAAGTCGTAATACGCACATCATTTGCGCGAGTGCCTATGTACTTTTCGAGTCTCTTGCGCATTGCAGTTACACCAGAGCGTGTAAAAGTAAGACATAAAATACCCGAAGCCGGGGTATCAGTTTTAGTTAAAATATTTGCAATACGAAGCGCCAAGACCTCAGTTTTGCCGGTTCCAGGCCCTGCTATAACCATAACTGGACCTTCTATAGTATCAACAGCATCTCTCTGAGCTTCGTTTAGATTTTTATATGCATCAGCAAAGGGGGTGTTCATGAACTATATTATACGTAAAATTACTCTTTCTGATACTATTGACCAAATCGTAAAAAACTGTATACTAATAAAAATTTGTAAATTTATGCAAGGAAAAATTGAACTCGAGGACTACAAGAAATGTCAGTCCGCAAAGAACGCCGCCCTAGTGGTGGCAGTGTTGAACAAGGGCACGACAGCCCTTGCTCTCGGAATCTCAAAACCTCTTGAGAAAGAGATACGGGACCGAGCGAAGAAATATGTGAATGCAAAGAACGCCATTATGAAATGGCTCGGTGCAAAAACGCCAACAAATGCGCGACTCGCATTTGCCGAGATTAACAAATGTAAAATCAAAGATGAGAACATTGTCCGAGATTTTGCGGGGACACTAGACGGATTTGGCCTCGAAGAGATGAAGCGAATGTCACAGAAGGACATGCCTTCTCCACAGGAGGCACAAAAACAAGAAGCAGAACAACAATAATAATAAAAAAATAAAAGCCCCGAATTTTCGGGGCTTTAATTATTTATGCAAGATAAATATTGTCATCTTGCACAACAACCACTGGCTTTCCTTTGGCCAAATGATCTACAGTAACCTGTAATTGCTTTTCAGCAACCTCATTTAGACATTTTCTATAATCCTCCACATTGAGGTTAGGAAAAAGTCTTTTCATAAAACCATAGGTGTGGTCGCATACATCATCGAGGATTTTTTTATGCCAAGATCGGTGGTATCGATACACCTGCAGACCGCTTCCATCTTGAGCAGGCAATCCTGTAGTAGTATCGTCAATCACGACAACTGCAACAGCATTGTGAGATCCAGAATATAAATCCGGACTCACCCCTCTTGCGTTCAAGTTGTGGAGATAATTTTCTAGAATAAATCTAGCATCATCTTCATGAATACCGTATGTATCCAACTTGGTAAGCGCGCCTTTTGCGTGCCCACAACCAGCGCATAACATAGAATTTTCTCCATGATCTCCATCATCACTGTGATAAGTAACAGTACCAATAGCTCTCTCTAGATCTTCAATAAATTCAGAGATATCATGATCTCCACTGATTCCATGAGATTTTCTAAATAAATCTAAACTTCCGAGAGCTGTTATTACAACCCCCAAACCAGCACCTGGTAGAGCGACATCAGGCAAAAAGCCCTTTTGTCGGTGCTCTCTATCATCTATACAGCCTTTTGAAACTGCATAAACCGGTCTTTGGCCAATGTCATAGCGATTTCTTTTTATAAAATCGATTACATCTTCTGGTGAAAAAGGCATAACGCCCAATTCTACATCATGTTGTGCTTGCTGTTCATTCATATCCTATGTTTTTAAATACAATAACAAAACCAAAGATGACAATAGCACGCTTAAATACAAAAGACAATATTAGTTTTGAACTTCTAGTGGGACGGCCGGAGTTTCATTTTTTTCTTCAACTACAGGCTCGAGACGACGTAAAAGTTTATCGTACACATAAGCATAAGCTATAGCAGAAAGCGGAACTGTAACTAGTAGACCCACAACAAAACAAAGTAAGCCTAGTAGGTTAATAAGTCCTATAAGAATAGTAAACAAGAAAAGCTTCCATGTTACACCTTTTGTTATAAGCATAGACTCTCTCATGGCCTGACGGATAGTTATGTCTTTTTTGTCTATAATGAGATATTTATAGAATCCCAACCTAATCATCAAGATTACACCTGGCACAATCAGTAATACAAAACCAAGTAATACAAAAAATGCATAAACTAAACTTCCTCCAAAATATTTCCAGAATTGAGGAGCGGGCTTAACTATATCCTTAACCCCAAAAGATTCCCCTCTAACAGAAAGTAGAGTTATGTATATATAACCCATACCCAACAGAACACCAAAAACTACTTGAGCAATATTGAATATAATTATTGCTATAGAGTTGGTAGAATTTGAAGCTGCTTCACTAAAAAGCAAAGAGACACAAAAAATAGTAAAAGACAGTAAGGCAAAAAATGATAAATTTTCCTTGGCTTTCATCCAGCCAAATTTTATTGATTCTTTATTTGAAAAAAGTGTATTCATATTTATATTATGAGTTACTTACCACTATTTTCCAAGTTTTCTGATATAGATCGAACAATATTTTCAAACAAAACAGCTTGAGCTCCGTAGTCTTCTGCTATGAAGTCTCCTGAAGGAATGTCTTTCGATAGTAAGTTTTTATCTTGCAGATACTGCTCTATTTCCTCACTGTTTTTGTACATGTCACTCTTAGAGAATAGAAACGCATACCAAGGCATTCGTGTTTTTATATTTCCTAAAACATCTACTGTTACTTTTTCACGGAGAAATGTTTTTCCAAATCCTAAAAATTTAGCATCAACCGCATATACGAATGATATTTTAGAATCTCCGATTGATACTTCTTTTATACGATCATCTTTATGCATCATAGTTTTTGAAAATACTTCCAAATCAATCAGAGATGAAACACCCACACTAGATATATAAATATCCTCATCTTTCAGATCAGTCCTTTTGATGGTAAGTTTTTCGCTTTCTGTATTAGAAGTTAAACCAGCCAAATAAGGTTTGTTTGTAAACCACAAAGAAACTATTTCGGTGTGAATTCTATTTATATTTACAACCGCTTCTGTATTTACTTCATCTACAGAGCCACTAGTTTCTATACACTTAATAAGCTTTCCTTGAAAATCAAGTAAGGCTTCAACACGCTCCTGATCTGGAAGTGAATCTTTTCTGTATTCATCAACCACTTCTATAGAGACAGATCTGTAGATCGCCTTTAGTCTATTTAGTACCAAAGACGATGTCTCGTCTTGAGATGTCACTTTCTCTACCTCGTCTATCATATCTGATCTTAGACCTAGAGTTTCTTTGTATAGAGAACCCTGAATTTCACTCATGCCGTCTTGTGCATTTTCTGGCAATGTATAACTATCTTTCTGCCAAGCAAAACTCTGTTTATCTATATCTTCTTGGTTAGTAAAATAAGTATCTACTAAACTACAAAAATCTGAATCAGAAGGATTCTCGTCATTGACTGAAGTTACTAATTTGTCAGTCACAAAAGCTAAGTAGCCAAAAGTTTGTGGAAGATATGTAGTAGAAGGTGCCTGAAGAGCAACGGTATCAACTATTGTCTCAGTATCTGGTAGATAATCCTGTGAAAAAACAATACTTTTGGTGGTAGGAAATCCCACAAATATACTAAAAATACTTATAAAAATGGCTATTTTTTGGATCTTTTTCATAAAAACAGTATAACACCTAGGTAAAATATGAAAAGTATTGAAAAAATTGAGCACAAATTAACAACAAATGTCAAAATTATGATTTCTTACATCTAAAACAATCCTTCGTGTGATCATCTACCATACCAATACCCTGCATAAATGCATAACAAATAGTAGAACCGAAAAATTTAAAACCCCTCTTTTTCAAATCCTTGGATAATAGATCTGATATATTACTCTGAGACAGAACTTTAGAATAGTTTGTCGGCTTGTTTACAATACTTTTACCATCTACAAAACTCCAAAAATATTTAGAAGCTGTACTGAATTCTTTTTGTAAATCTAAAAATGCTTTAGCGTTCCCTATTGTTGCTTCTATTTTGCCTCTATGGCGAATTATTCCAGGATTTTTCATTAGTCTATCTACATCTCGCTTTGTCATTTTAGAAATTTTGCGTGGGGCAAAATTATAAAAAGCTTTAGCGAAATTATCACGTTTATGAAGTATACAGGCCCAAGATAATCCAGCCTGATTTGAATCTAAAACCAAAGCTTCAAAAATATCTATATCCTTCTTCTTTGGAACACCCCAAACATAATCATGATAATCTCGCATCAAGATATCTTCCCCATTCGCCCATCTACAACGTCTCCTTTTTTTCATGTGTTTATTATACTATTTAACTTGCTAATTTTAAAAAAATGTATTAGAATGTAGACCTTATCAATTATGCGTGGATAACTCCCACATAAATACATGTCAGACGAAATAATAAAGGATGAAGAAATGGAAGCTGTAGAAGGAGCTGAAGTAGCTGCTACAGAAGGAGAAGTAGTTGCTGATGAAGAAGTTTCTTCAGAAGAAGTAGCTGCATAGTATTCGATACTAATCGAAATAATAAAAAGCGGGCATTGCCCGCTTTTTATTATTTTACCTTATCTCCATGAACCTAATATAAAACCAAAAACCATAAACAACACCAGATTATATCCTGCGGAAATTAAGAAAACTTTCCATGCATCCTTGCGTGGACGAGAACTCCACATACATGACCCCGCAACCACTGGCATAACAAATCCAAGCCAGACCAAAAGTGCATTTGAAATCCCATTTATACTGGTCCAGTTTTTTATATATACAACCAAAACATATGCCTGTAAAAGCGCGAGGATAAACTGTGTAGCGTATAGCTGCCACATTTTTTTCTGTATTTCAGCCATTTTTTCAGGCGTCATACCTATATCCATACCAGAAGCTTTAATAAAAGCGTTCCCAAACAAAAGTTTCGAATGCCACAAAGACCCTACGATCATAGCAGCAACTCCACACACTAAAACTGCA belongs to Candidatus Nomurabacteria bacterium and includes:
- the pheS gene encoding phenylalanine--tRNA ligase subunit alpha; translation: MQISKGQLHPMTLLAEDAIRVFSELGFEMAVGPELEHEWYNFDALNVSKDHPARDMQDTFWIKQTPEEIAKAQSGERSSRPVLRTHTTSVSMRMIEKMAKDGIKEAGYIAIGKTFRNEATDITHEAQFHQIDGVMIGENITLANMKAVLIKFYQTMLGSETEIQFRPSFFPFTEPSVEVHAKFNGKWLEMMGGGMLHPNVLRNAGLDPEKVQGFAFGGGLDRILMIKHNIPDVRFLYQGDLRINQF
- a CDS encoding tail fiber domain-containing protein; this encodes MKKFAYLFIAFIVFVPYLNTNAALTPGSVVFANPVGKNTGQDNLNFFWNDTLNYLGIGTNSPSSPLTVVGNTLTGSLGVGGVSGNYPFSYDALTSTLTLNDIGDAKNIRIKSDNENDLLFIDGVNDRIGVGLSNPTYEFEVANDGQNVEIVADTFSTSPTFTTKTVFGGRAARGTRISPLPVQNNDILAEFSGLGYGTTAFAPSTTAGMRVIAAETFSDSAWGTGLFFRTTGRGSVILQTRMVVDADGNVGIGDTTPETPLDVEKTGTLDVATFTNTSGTCSINPAVAGGITCTSDVNLKKNIESISSGESLDIIKNLRPVKYNWKNESDKENKTSGFIAQEVEAILPEVVVTENNQKRISMSGLIPYIVGSLTDLASRFEKIENEKITTPKIETELLCVGDTCLTEEEVIKLKILLEN
- a CDS encoding MGMT family protein; the protein is MSTFSERVLKAALSIPKGRVTTYGAITRACGAGPMASQSITTILGKAYDEDVKNIPWHRIVYAGGKVWIDDKHRKERMALYKKEGIDVDPKTGKIKNFEEIFFEFK
- a CDS encoding PD-(D/E)XK nuclease family protein; the protein is MKTLVTDEYESVNISVSLLNNFFECPWKWYFRNFLKLPEIKSDSLALGSAVHAAIEFVLKSPSIPSDKDIVECIKSSFEREGVSDSRVLSKLSKDATEIVAKWIKNSYKDLIQNRDSERSVSFKDSRFPNLNMYGKIDLTEKFPDGSVSVTDFKTGSTKTSGVIEKLDDENRLSTYMRQLAMYSYLVRGSDKKEVVSSKLYFLEAKDGDKNMIYATRVGEEQIDLLIRDITDYDRLLKTGEWTERPCFAKSI
- a CDS encoding ATP-dependent helicase, which produces MNTPFADAYKNLNEAQRDAVDTIEGPVMVIAGPGTGKTEVLALRIANILTKTDTPASGILCLTFTRSGVTAMRKRLEKYIGTRANDVRITTFHSYAIGLIEDNYLSLGLSHVPSLLDEKESIFLADELLHSRDWKHLRPRVKPETYFHDLKSLISLLKRERISPIDFKAQIEKEIEDLKKNPDSVSSRGVTKGEIKKDVLKKIEALERTSEVVEFYESYETEKQNRILMDYDDVLEYAVQLVEDSEDVRADVGESALYVLVDEHQDSSGVQNSFLKAVWGSVEKPNIFVVGDDRQLIYGFGGASLSYFEEFKTAFGKAELITLVENYRSTAPILSLADTLLSSSLTNEKLKSNRAGSDEIYLSEYSYPRDEIIGAGLYFKKIISTGIDPRECALLVPKNYHVRSALVSLRNLGVPVSMGDSASFFDSRKVMSFRKVLKVIVDPNNTVALVDTMLDDISSIDTIEVHKFLRDKKNKNFSIENLIAQKDSFGLFENEDQIYKWGKKLELFINESTKSGLLSLLSLIGNDLLIKSAGSHEDLLENSEALRTVFHLAEIQIQKNPHVTLGDFLQYIERLESYKMHIPLATFGAHKGVSVMTLHKSKGLEFEAVWIAHMNEETLMSQKRGGFTLPEIVKEKIEEKDKSVAKREVYVAITRAKKFCTISYAKNDVRGGELELAEVIRELPDMHFVKKMPQKQKKIYSQRVRMYMYVVNQYQKVMILRR
- a CDS encoding DNA-3-methyladenine glycosylase I; protein product: MKKRRRCRWANGEDILMRDYHDYVWGVPKKKDIDIFEALVLDSNQAGLSWACILHKRDNFAKAFYNFAPRKISKMTKRDVDRLMKNPGIIRHRGKIEATIGNAKAFLDLQKEFSTASKYFWSFVDGKSIVNKPTNYSKVLSQSNISDLLSKDLKKRGFKFFGSTICYAFMQGIGMVDDHTKDCFRCKKS
- a CDS encoding DUF1761 domain-containing protein, which translates into the protein MDINLLAVLVCGVAAMIVGSLWHSKLLFGNAFIKASGMDIGMTPEKMAEIQKKMWQLYATQFILALLQAYVLVVYIKNWTSINGISNALLVWLGFVMPVVAGSCMWSSRPRKDAWKVFLISAGYNLVLFMVFGFILGSWR